CCACCGGCCGATGTTTTCTGTACGCCGAACAGGATGCCGGCAGTCACCAGCAGCAGGCCGGCCGACAGGCTCCAGTGCAGCGGCTCGCCGAGCCAGATCACCGCGCCGAAGGCCGAGAGGCCGGGCACGAGCGCCGTGATCATGGTGCTGCGCACCGGCCCGAAGTACTGGATCATCTTTGTGAAGGTAATACCCGAGACGACGACCGAGCCGACGCCCTGGAACAGCATCTGGAACGCCACCTCGCCCCACGGCGCGGAGCCGATGCGGCTCACGACCGCGCCGCCCGCCACCAGCAGGCTGTAGACCGGCACGTAGGCCAGCAGCGCGAACACGGTGATGGCGATGGTCGCGCGCACGGCGTCGAGCCCGTGGCGGCGCGCCACCACGCTGTAGCAGGCCCAGCAGAAGGCCGCGGCCATGAAGAGCAGGTCGCCCTTCCAGACCTCGCCGCCCTCGAAGGCATGCAGCAGGCTGCGCCCGCCGACCACCAGATCGCCGGCCACGATCAGCACGAGGCCGAAGGCGCGGCCCGGCGTGATGCGGTCGCGCAGCACCAGGGCGGCCAGCAGCGTGGTCCACAGCGGCAGACTGCCGGGCATCAGCACCGCGGCGTGGCCCGCGGGCGCGAAGAAGAAGCCGCTGTAGGCCAGCAGGGCATAGGCCACGCCGCCGAAGATCCCGGCGCTGGCCGTGACCCGCAGCGACAGCGGCGACAGGCCGAACAGCGACGACGCGGTGCCGTCCTTCTGCCGCCGGCCCTTCATGACCATCCAGACGCCCCAGGGCACCAGCACCAGGCTGGCACCGCCAATGCGCGCCAGCGCCAGGTCGAACGGGGTGAGCGAGCGCGCGGCCGAGGCCCGGGCGATCACGATGAAGGCGGTCCAGACCAGCACGGTAACCACGGCCGCACCGATGCCGAGCGTGCGGGGCGAGAAACGGGGCATGGCGGGCATTCCTCGATTATCCAGGGCAGGCCGCGGCCGCGCCGGCCTGGGGCGAATCGCCGGGCGCATGCGGGCGTCAGCCGCCGTCGCTGCGCAGGATGGCAAGCCCGGCCTTGCGCAGCGGCGCCAATGCGGCGGCGGGCGCTTCCGGCGACACCAAGAGGCTGGTGGCGGCCGAGACGGGGTGGATGACCCAGGCCGAAGCCGCGCCGATCTTTTCCGACGAGGCCAGCACCACCGTCTCGGCCGCGGCCGCCATGAGCGCACGCTTGATCGCGGCCTCCTCGACGTCGCCGGTGGTCAGCCCGGCCTCGGCATGCACGCCGGTCACGCCCAGGAAGCAGGTGTCGGCGTGGACGCGCGAAATGGCGTCCACGGCCGCGGCGCCCACCGCCACCATCGAATGCCTGAAGAGGCGCCCGCCGATCAGCACCACCTCGATGCCGGCATGGCCCGCCAGCTCGACCGCTACCGGCGGGCTGTGCGTCACCACGGTGGCGCGCAGGCTGGCCGGCAGGTGCCGCGCCATCTGCACGGCCGTGGTGCCGCCGTCGATGAACACCACCTGCCCGGCCCGCACCAGCCGCGCCGCGGCGCGGCCGATGGCCACTTTTTCCGCGGTCGCGAGCTGCAGGCGGCCCGCGAAGTCGGCTTCGGCCGGGGCGACCGGCAGCGCGCCGCCGTGCACGCGCTGCAGCAGCCCCTCGGCGGCCAGTTCGCGCAGGTCGCGCCGGATGGTGTCTTCCGACAACGCCAGCTCCTCGCTGAGCGACTTGGCAACGACGTTGCCGTCGCGCTGCAGGACCGAGAGGATGTGTTGCTTGCGCTGGCGGGTGAGCATCGGGCGATGGTAGCGGGCAGGACTGCCGATTGCACGAATTTTCTTGTTTCTGCACGAATTTGCGCCTAAGCTGCGCGCCATGACGACCCTCCACGACCGCGTCCGGGTGCACGAAGTCACCCTGCTTTCCGACAACTGGTACACGCTCAAGACCACCGCCTTCGACTGGCGGCGCAACGACGGCCAGTGGCAGCGCATGCACCGCGAGACCTACGACCGCGGCAACGGCGCCACGCTGCTCCCATACAACCTCGCGCAGCGTACGGTGCTGCTGACGCGGCAGTTCCGCTATCCGGCCCTCGTCAACGGCCATGACGACCTGCTGATCGAGGCGGCGGCCGGCTTGCTGGACAACGCAGCGCCTGAGGATCGCATCCGCGCCGAGGTGGAAGAAGAACTCGGCTATCGCCTGGGCGCGGTGCAGAAGGTGCTCGAAGCCTTCATGAGCCCGGGCTCGGTGACCGAGAAGCTGCACTTCTTCATCGCCGAATACGAGCCTTCGATGCGCATCGGCGACGGCGGCGGCTTGGCCGAGGAGGGCGAGGACATCGAGGTGCTCGAACTCGGCATCGACGAGGCGCTGGCCATGGTGGCGGACGGGCGCATCGCCGACGCCAAGACGGTGATGCTGCTGTATCACGCGCAACTGCATGTTTTTCCGCCGAGATAATCGGCACGATGCGTCTTCTTCGTCGTCTCTCCTTCCTGCGCACCGCCTGCGCGCTCTCCTTCACCGCCCTGGCCGTTCCGGGCGCCCTTGCACAGCAGGCCTTTCCAGGCGAAGTGGAGGCCGCCCTCGCGCGCGCCAAGGTGCCGCGCGACGCGGTGACGATGCTGGTGGCCGATGCCGACGGCCTGCGCCCGCCGCGCCTGGCCTGGCGCACGCAGGTGCCGGTGAACCCGGCGTCGATCATGAAGCTGGTCACCACCTACGCCGCGCTCGACCTGCTCGGTCCGGCCTTCAGCTGGAGCACACCGGTCTATGCCGACGGCACGGTGAGCAACGGCGTGCTCAACGGCAACCTCTACATCAAGGGCCAAGGCGATCCCAAGCTGGTGCTGGAGCGCGCCTGGCTGCTGCTGCGGCGCGTGCAGGGCCTGGGCATCACCACCGTGAGCGGCGACATCGTGCTCGACCGCAGCGCCTTCGACAACACGATCGAGAACGACCCGGCCGCCTTCGACGGCGAACCGCTGCGGCCCTACAACGCCTCACCCGACGCGCTGCTGGTCAACTTCAAGTCGGTCAACATGATCTTCACGCCCGAGCGCGGCGGCCAGCAGGCGCGCGTGAGCTACGAGCCGCCGCTCGCCAGCGTGTCGATGCAGCCCACGGTGGCGCTCGCGCCCGGCGAATGCGGCGACTGGCGCGCGGCGCTCAAGCCCGACTTCAGCGACCCGAACCGCATCCGCTTCCTGGGCGCCCTGCCGGCCGCCTGCGGCGAGAAGAGCTGGGCCGTGGCCTATGCCGATCCGCGCACCTACGGCCTGCGCGCCATCGGCGGCATGTGGGCCGAGATGGGCGGCCGCGTCGGCGGCCAGATGCGCGACGGCCGGGTGCCGGCGGGGCTCAAGCCGGTGTTCGAGTTCGGCTCGCCGCCGCTTTCGGAAGTGGTGCGCGACATCAACAAGTACAGCAACAACGTGATGGCGCAGCAGGTTTTCCTCACGCTCGGGCTCGCGCAGAAGAACCGCGGCAGCTTCGAGGCCTCGCGCAGCGCGCTGGGCCAGTGGTGGCGCGAGCGCATCGGCACCGGCGAGGCGCCGCCGGTCTTCGACAACGGCTCGGGCCTCTCGCGCGACGAACGCATCAGCGCCGCAGCGCTCGGCAAGATGCTGCAGGTGGCCTGGCGCTCGCCGCTGATGCCGGAGCTGGTGTCGTCGCTGCCCGCCATGGGGGTGGACGGCACGCTCAGGAAGCGTGCGCTGCGCTCGGGCGGCGCGGCCCACCTGAAGACCGGGTCGCTGCGCGATGCGGCCGGCGTGGCCGGCTATGTGCACGGCGCGAGCGGCCGGCGCTACGTGGTGGTGGCCATTGCCAACGGCGAGAACGCAGGCGCCGCGCGCGCCGCGTTCGACGCGCTGGTGGACTGGGCTTCGCAGGACAACTAGCAACGGCGACCAGCCATCGAAAGCTGCGGGCGGCCGGCCTCCTGGCCTCATGTCGATCCGCGACATGTCGGCGTCGCATCGAGCGAACCCGCGGCGCGGGGCACAACTACAGTCGAACCGGCATCTTTAACCGCCTTAACCGCCCGTTCGGAGCCCACTTATGACCCGCGATCTGTCGAGCCTGAATCGCCGCCGTTTCATCACCGGCACCACCACTCTGGCGCTGGCCAGCACACCCCTGGCCGTACTGGCCCAGGCCAAGCCGATCCGCATCGGCTGGACCGCATGGTCGGACGCCGAGGTGGTGACCCAGCTGGCCAAGCTGATCCTCGAGCAGCGCCTGGCGCAAAAGGTCGAACTGGTCATGACCGACGTCGCGCTGCAGTACGCCGCGCTGCAGCGCGGCCAGATCGACCTGATGCTCATGGCCTGGCTTCCCGGTACGCACAAGGCCTACTGGGAGAAGGTCAAGGACGACGTGGAGGACCTCGGCGTGCTCTACACCGACGCCCGGCTGGGCTGGGCCGTGCCCGACGAGATCCCCGTGTCCGTGCTGCGCTCCATCGAGGACCTGAAGAAGCCGGAGGTTCAGGAAAAGCTGAATGGCCGCATCCAGGGCATCGATGCCGGCGCCGGCCTGATGAAGCTGTCGGAGGCGGCGATCAAGACCTATGGCCTGGACTACAAGCTGCAGGCCGCCTCCGACGCCGCCATGGTCTCGACGCTGGACCGCGCGATCCAGCGCAAGCAGTGGATCGTCGTGACGACCTGGTCGCCGCATTGGATGTTCTCCCAGTACAAGCTGCGCTACCTCGAAGATCCCAAGCAGACGCTGGGCGGCACCGAAGAAATCCACGCGCTCGCGCGCAAGGGCTTTGGCGCGGCTTTCCCCAAGGCGGCTGCATTCGTGCGCAACATGAAGCTGCCGCTGGCCGACCTCGAGGCCGTGATGTTCAAGGCCCGCGAGAGCAGCGCCGCGAAGGAAGCGGCGGCCTACGTCTCGACGCACGGCGAGGTCGTGGAACGCTGGCTCGCCAACGCCGTCTGAAGGTCCGCGCAGCCGGATCAGCCGGCAGCAGCGGCGCTCCTCATCACGAGAGGTGCATGGCCGCGCCGCCGCCGGCAGCCTGCTCGGCGGCCAGCATGCCCGCGACGGTGCCCGCATCCGGCGCCGCGCCCAGGTGCACCAAACCCTGGCCGCCTCCTTGGCGCCTGTGATCGCTGGGCGAATGCCCGAACTGGGCCCTGTAGGCCTTGCAGAAATGCGATGCGGTCTGAAAGCCGCAGGCGACGGTGATCTGCATGATCGGCGCGCTGGTGTGCGCCAGCAGCTCGCGGGCGCGGCGCAGGCGCAGCGCCAGGTAGTGCTGCGCGGGCGTCACGTCGTGGTAGCGATGGAACAGTCGCTCCAGCTGGCGCAGCGAAACGCCGGTCGCATCTGCGATCTCCGACAACGCCAGCGGTTCCTCGATGTTCGCGGCCATGAACTGCGTGGCCTCGACCACGTGCTCGTAGCCAGGCCCGACGAACTCGGGCTGCGGCAGCTTCTGCTGGTCGGTCTGGTCACGTACGCGATCGATGATGAACTGCTCGGAAATCGCCATCGCCAGCTTGCTGCCATGATGGCCGCGCACCAGGTGGAGCATCAGGTGCAGCGGCGCGATGCCGCCGGAAGCCGTGACGCGGTCGCGATCGACGACGAAGACCTCGAGCGCGAAATGCACCTTGGGACAGGCTTCGCGCAGCGCCGACAGGTTCTCCCAGTGCACGGCACAGCGGTAGCCGTTCATGACGCCGGCCTCCGCCAGCGCGTGCGTGCCGGTGCACAGCCCGCCCAGCTTCTGGCCCCGGGCCGCACGGCGGCGAAGGTCCTGCACCACGGCATCGCTGATCGCCTTCTGCACTTCCACACCGCCGCAGACGAAGACCACGTCGCACCCGTCCAGGTCGGCGAGGCAGCCCGGGTTCGCAAACCTGAGGCCGTTGCTCGCGCGGATGCCCTCGCCGTCGACCGTGGCGATGCTCCAGGCATACAGCCGCTGCCCGCTCAGCAGATTGGCCATGCGCAGCACTTCCAGCGCATTGGCAAAGGCAATCATCGAGTAGCTGTCGAGCAGCAGGAATCCGAAGTGGCGGACCGTCGAATCGGAACAGGAAGTTGCAGTCATCGTGGTGGGGCGTTTTTTTGATCGGCCGACCGCTCTACGCTCTCGCTAACTCGCGCCGTGATCTGCAGGGCCTATGGGCGGCGCACGCTATACAAGCTCATCGCGACTTCGGTTTTGATTCTCATCAAGGCAGGCGCTACCAGCACCGGGACTTACGCTTAGGGAATCTGTGCACAAGGTGTCCAATCCGGCGAGCACGGGAGGCGCCGGGCGCCCCATCGTCGTGCCGTCGCACGCTCGCCTGTTCCACTTATGCAAGCGCCGCGCCAGGACGTTGCCGAAGCTTCTGCGGCCGATGTCCAATCCATGAGCGGTGCGCTCGAGGCATCGCGAGATCCGAGCCGGCCACGCCCGCTCGCGAGGCCCGCTAGGCAGGAGGACGAACGAGCGCCAGCCTGCGCAGGTGGTCCAGCAGCAATTGCGCCTTGTCCATGGCGGAGCCGTCGCGGACCACGGTACCGCCCTGGCCGGCCGATTCGGCCGCCCCCGTCGCACGTGCCATGCGCGCAGCGCCGCTTTCCGTGGATACCGGCGCCAGCGCTCGCCGCTGCTTGCGTGCCGGCTCGAAGCGCCAGTCGGCGGCAGCCTTCGACCGCGAGGACGCGGGCGCGGCCGTGAGCGGCTCCACGATGCGGCCCGCCTGTGCGGCCACCCAGGAATGCCGCTGCAGCAGATCCTCGCGCTGCGCCAGGCGCGGGCTGGTCACGAGCACCGCCGGCACCCCCGGCTCCAGGTGCCAGGAGCGGCGCGCGCCGCGGGGCAGCGCCTGCACGACACGCCAGCCCCCGTCCGCTTCGCGCAGCAGGTCGATCACCTCGTGGATCACCGGCCGCTGCAGATGCTGCGCCAGCGCATAGGGCAGCAGCCCGCTGCCGGGCCCGGATTCGGCACGCGGCCCGGTGATGGCCAGTGCCCCATCCCGGCAGGCGCTTTCGAGCGTGGACGCGACCTCGTCCAGCGTGGCATCGCCATGGACCGGCAGCCGCGTGAGCTGGCTCACGCCCTGGGCCAGGTACTCCCGTGCGACGCCGGCCGGCATATCGCCCGCCGTGCACAGCCGCGGCTCCCGGCCTTCGCCCAGCGCCTTCTGCGCCAGCGCGACGGCTGCGGCGTCGGCCCGACTGCGCGTGGCGCGGCCGCTGGTGGGATCGATCCGCACGCACACCAGGACCACGATCCCGGATCCTTCGATTGCACTCATTGCACCACCTCCGGCGACTGCTGCGCCGCGCGCACCAGCGTGAGCAGCGCGCGCATCAGGTCCTGCACATCCTCGGCCACGATGAATTCCGAGCGCTGCGCGATCGGCGCGGCGGGGTCGGTGTTGACAGCCATCACATGCCGGCATTCGCGTATGCCCTGCAGATGCTGGACCGCGCCGGAGATGCCCATGGCCAGGTAGCCGCGGGCCTGCACGGTGCGGCCGGTGGCTCCGATCTGCTGGCTGCGCGGGAAGCGCCCGTCGTCCACCGCCACGCGGGAGGCGCCCACGGCGGCGCCCAGCGCTTCCGCCAGCTGGCGGAACAGCGCGACGTCGGTGACGCCGTTGCCGGCAGCCAGGATGAAGTCGGCCTCTTCCAGCGCGACCTGTTGCGCCGTGCCGGCAACGCAGCCCAGGTCCCGCAGGCCGGCAACCGGCCGCGCCGCGGGCGCTTCCAGCACCAGCTGCTCGCCCAGGCCGAGAAAAGGCAGCTCGGTGCGCGCAACCTGGCGCGCGACCAGCAGCAAGTCCAGGCCGGCGAGCTCCGCCGTCGCATCGCCGCTTGCCCGGTCCACGGTGCCGTGGTCGCGCACGCGGGCGCGGCCGTCGGCGATCTCGACCACGGACACAGCCGACGACAGGCTCTGCGCCACCGCCAGGCGGCGTCCCAGATCCGCGTCATCACCCCGGTCGGGCATGAGCACCAGCCGGGGCCGCAAGGCCCGCCAGCGCTGCGCCACGGCCTCGGCCAGCAGGTCGGCCGTGGTCGCAGGCGCGACCGGCAGGAGTTCGAGCCGGTCGATGCCGAGCGCGCGCGCATCGAGCTGCAGCGCCGCATCGGCGCAAGGAATGAGGACAACGACGGCCTCGTCGGCGCGCGCCAGCAGCGCTGCCGCGGCGATGGCCTCGCGGGCGTGCTCGTCGAGGCTGCCGCTGTCGGGATGGGTCACGACCAGCAGGCAGTCCGGGACCGCCTGCGCCAGGCGCGGACGGCGCACGGCGGCATGGCTGGCGGCGGACTGGCGCAGGTCTCGCTCGCCCTCGGTGCCCCCCAGGACGATGCGGCGCAGGCCCTGCGGCGTGATGAGCGCCGGACGGCGCGGATCGACACGCCGGATCATGCTGTCGCCTCCACCGCGCGCGCCACCAGTTCGGCCACGTCCAGCACTTCGGGACGCTTGCCGACCACGCCTTCCAGCATTGCGGTGCACTGCGGGCAGGCCACGGCCAGGATCTCGGCGCCGGTGGCGCGGGCGTCGTCCATGCGGATGTCGGGAATGCGGCGCTGGCCCGGAATGTCGGTGGCCGGTGCCCCGCCTCCGCCGCCGCAGCAGCGCGCATTCAGGCCGTGGCGCTCCATCTCGACGACGCGGATGCCGATGGCCTGCAGCGCGCGCCGCGGCGCTTCGGTCTGCCCGTTGTAGCGGCCGAGATAGCAGGGATCGTGCAGCGTGACGGTCATCGTCGGCGCATCATCCGCGCGTGTGGCCGGCCGCAGTGCCTTGCGCTCCAGCAGGTCGGCCAGCAGTTCGGTGTGGTGCCACACGCGGGTCTGGCCGCCGGCCAGGCGCCGGGCCCAGTCCGCATCGAGCAGCGGGTATTCGTTGCGCAGCGCGTGCAACAGGTGCGGATCGGCCGTGACGAGGTTCGCCGCCGGCCGGCCCTGCAGCGTCGCGATGAGCTGGCGCGCCAGGCGCTGGTAGCCCTCCTCGTCTCCGAGGCGGCGCGCCACGTCGCCGCAGTCGGTTTCGGCCGCGCCCGGCACCGCCGGGACGATGCCGCCGGCCTTCATGGCCTGCACCAGCGCGCGCAAGGTCTTCTGGCCGCGCATGTCGAAGCCGGCCTCGCCCGCCAGCAGCAGCCACTCCGCCTGCTGCCCCGGCTCGGCCAGGGGCAGGCCCAGGTCCACGGCCCAGTGGTAGCGCGCGGCCAGCGGATGGCGGCCCTGCGTGTCGGTCTCGCGCAGCGCGGCCAGCACCTCGCCACCCTTGTTGGGCACCACGCCGCCTTCCATCGTGAGATTGCGGCGCAGGTCCACCACCAGGTCGACGTGCTCGATCAGCATCGGGCACGCCTGTACGCAGGCGCGGCAGGTGGTGCAGCTCCAGAGCGTCTCGGCCTCCACCAGGCCGGGCACTGCACGCCGGTCCGGCGCGCCGTTGTGGCGGCCGAGTTCGTGGCCGGGATAGGGATTGCCGTGGTAACTGGCGTCGCTGCCACCCGCCATGCCGATGACGAGATCCTGGACCAGCTTCTTGGGATTGAGCGGCTGCCCCGCGGCAAATGCGGGACAAGCCGCCTCGCACTTGCCGCACTGCACGCAGGCATCGAAGGACAGCAGCCGGTTCCACGCCAGGTCGGCCGGCTTGGCGACGCCGGGCGCATCGCGGTCCAGCGCGAGCGGCCTGAGCGCGCTGGCAGGGCGCTGCGCGGCCGGGCCCACCTGCTGGCGCCGGAAGCGCTCGGGGCGCGGATGCAGGCCGAGATGCAGCAGGCCGGCCACGGCATGCTTCATCGGCCCGGCCAGGCCGACGCCCAGCGCCAGCTCGGCGGCGCCGGCGCACAGCGCAAGCGCGCAAAGCGCCGCCCACCACGGCGCGATCTGGTCGTGCCACAGCGCGCCGATGGCCAGTGCGCCCATGCCGGCGGCGCCGGCGGCCAGCGTCCACGGCAGCCGGGTCCAGGGCCCGCGCGACACCCGCGCGGCCACGGCAGGCTGGCGCCGCCGCTGCGCCATCATGAGTGCGCCTCCCAGCATCAGCGCGGCGCAGGCCACCAGCGCGATGTCCAGCACCGCCAGCCGCAGCCGCAGGCCATCGTTGATGGCAACCAGCGCCAGGCAGCCGAGCGCGCCGCCGGCCACTGCGACGTGCGCGCGCGCCACGGCGGGCTCGCGCGCCACGACGTCGTGCAGGTCCACGAAATAGCGCTTGGGGATGGCCAGCAGGCCGCTCCAGGCCACCGGCGCCGGGCGGCCGCGGCGCCACAGCGCCGCGCGCCGCGCCGTGCCCACGGCCAGCGCCGTCACGGCCAGCCAGAACACGGCGGTGACAAGGTCCCGCCACACGAAGGCAGACATCAGGCTTTCCATGCTCAGAAGTCCTTGGCGAGGCGCAGCGCGTCGTAGATGGCGCCGTGGATGTTGTGCATCGACACGCCGTCGCCGATGCGGAACAGCGCGAACTTCCCTTCGCCGCGCAGCGCCTGCGACAGCACCGGCTGCGGCTGTGCGGCGTAGAGCGCGTCGATGTCGGTCTGGCCGCGGTTGACGGAGCGCTCCTTGAGCTGCCAGTACAGCGCCTCGTCGGGGCGGATGCCGTTCTCGATCACGACCTGGTCGACGACGCGCTCCTCCTGCGCGTCGGTGTACTCGTTGCGCAGCAGCGCCACGAGCTTGTCGCCGTCCGGCGTCGTCTCGCGGTAGACGCGGTCCAGCCAGTGGTTGGGCGTGAAGATGGCGCCGTGCGCATAGAGGCCCCGGTAGAAGATCGGGAAGGTGGTGCCGCCGGTGTCGTCGGCGATCTTCACGTCCGGCGTCACCAACTCGACCAGATGGCCGCGGCTGGCGATGAAGTCGGCCACGCCGCTGCCCGCATGCGTGCTGATCGCGTCGTACACCAGCACGTTGCCCCGCGGCGCGACGCGGCCGCTCAGGATGTCCCAGCCGGACACCGACAGGCCCTCGGCCACGCCCCAGCCCGGGGTCTGGCCAGTGTGCGGGATGCCGCCGGTGGCGAGCACGACGATGTCGGGCCGCTCGTCCATGATCATGGAGGCGTCGGCCTCGGTGTTCAGCCGCCGGTCCACGCCCAGGCGCAGCGTTTCCAGGTCGAACCAGCGGATGATGCCGGCCATCTGTTCGCGCTTGGGCGCCTTGGCCGCCAGGTTCACCTGTCCGCCGACCTGGGCCTGCTTCTCGAACAGCACCACGTCATGG
This genomic window from Variovorax paradoxus contains:
- a CDS encoding DUF3483 domain-containing protein, with the translated sequence MSAFVWRDLVTAVFWLAVTALAVGTARRAALWRRGRPAPVAWSGLLAIPKRYFVDLHDVVAREPAVARAHVAVAGGALGCLALVAINDGLRLRLAVLDIALVACAALMLGGALMMAQRRRQPAVAARVSRGPWTRLPWTLAAGAAGMGALAIGALWHDQIAPWWAALCALALCAGAAELALGVGLAGPMKHAVAGLLHLGLHPRPERFRRQQVGPAAQRPASALRPLALDRDAPGVAKPADLAWNRLLSFDACVQCGKCEAACPAFAAGQPLNPKKLVQDLVIGMAGGSDASYHGNPYPGHELGRHNGAPDRRAVPGLVEAETLWSCTTCRACVQACPMLIEHVDLVVDLRRNLTMEGGVVPNKGGEVLAALRETDTQGRHPLAARYHWAVDLGLPLAEPGQQAEWLLLAGEAGFDMRGQKTLRALVQAMKAGGIVPAVPGAAETDCGDVARRLGDEEGYQRLARQLIATLQGRPAANLVTADPHLLHALRNEYPLLDADWARRLAGGQTRVWHHTELLADLLERKALRPATRADDAPTMTVTLHDPCYLGRYNGQTEAPRRALQAIGIRVVEMERHGLNARCCGGGGGAPATDIPGQRRIPDIRMDDARATGAEILAVACPQCTAMLEGVVGKRPEVLDVAELVARAVEATA
- a CDS encoding GlxA family transcriptional regulator — translated: MTATSCSDSTVRHFGFLLLDSYSMIAFANALEVLRMANLLSGQRLYAWSIATVDGEGIRASNGLRFANPGCLADLDGCDVVFVCGGVEVQKAISDAVVQDLRRRAARGQKLGGLCTGTHALAEAGVMNGYRCAVHWENLSALREACPKVHFALEVFVVDRDRVTASGGIAPLHLMLHLVRGHHGSKLAMAISEQFIIDRVRDQTDQQKLPQPEFVGPGYEHVVEATQFMAANIEEPLALSEIADATGVSLRQLERLFHRYHDVTPAQHYLALRLRRARELLAHTSAPIMQITVACGFQTASHFCKAYRAQFGHSPSDHRRQGGGQGLVHLGAAPDAGTVAGMLAAEQAAGGGAAMHLS
- a CDS encoding electron transfer flavoprotein subunit alpha/FixB family protein, with the protein product MIRRVDPRRPALITPQGLRRIVLGGTEGERDLRQSAASHAAVRRPRLAQAVPDCLLVVTHPDSGSLDEHAREAIAAAALLARADEAVVVLIPCADAALQLDARALGIDRLELLPVAPATTADLLAEAVAQRWRALRPRLVLMPDRGDDADLGRRLAVAQSLSSAVSVVEIADGRARVRDHGTVDRASGDATAELAGLDLLLVARQVARTELPFLGLGEQLVLEAPAARPVAGLRDLGCVAGTAQQVALEEADFILAAGNGVTDVALFRQLAEALGAAVGASRVAVDDGRFPRSQQIGATGRTVQARGYLAMGISGAVQHLQGIRECRHVMAVNTDPAAPIAQRSEFIVAEDVQDLMRALLTLVRAAQQSPEVVQ
- a CDS encoding GDP-mannose pyrophosphatase, with the translated sequence MTTLHDRVRVHEVTLLSDNWYTLKTTAFDWRRNDGQWQRMHRETYDRGNGATLLPYNLAQRTVLLTRQFRYPALVNGHDDLLIEAAAGLLDNAAPEDRIRAEVEEELGYRLGAVQKVLEAFMSPGSVTEKLHFFIAEYEPSMRIGDGGGLAEEGEDIEVLELGIDEALAMVADGRIADAKTVMLLYHAQLHVFPPR
- a CDS encoding DeoR/GlpR family DNA-binding transcription regulator, with the protein product MLTRQRKQHILSVLQRDGNVVAKSLSEELALSEDTIRRDLRELAAEGLLQRVHGGALPVAPAEADFAGRLQLATAEKVAIGRAAARLVRAGQVVFIDGGTTAVQMARHLPASLRATVVTHSPPVAVELAGHAGIEVVLIGGRLFRHSMVAVGAAAVDAISRVHADTCFLGVTGVHAEAGLTTGDVEEAAIKRALMAAAAETVVLASSEKIGAASAWVIHPVSAATSLLVSPEAPAAALAPLRKAGLAILRSDGG
- the dacB gene encoding D-alanyl-D-alanine carboxypeptidase/D-alanyl-D-alanine endopeptidase, whose protein sequence is MRLLRRLSFLRTACALSFTALAVPGALAQQAFPGEVEAALARAKVPRDAVTMLVADADGLRPPRLAWRTQVPVNPASIMKLVTTYAALDLLGPAFSWSTPVYADGTVSNGVLNGNLYIKGQGDPKLVLERAWLLLRRVQGLGITTVSGDIVLDRSAFDNTIENDPAAFDGEPLRPYNASPDALLVNFKSVNMIFTPERGGQQARVSYEPPLASVSMQPTVALAPGECGDWRAALKPDFSDPNRIRFLGALPAACGEKSWAVAYADPRTYGLRAIGGMWAEMGGRVGGQMRDGRVPAGLKPVFEFGSPPLSEVVRDINKYSNNVMAQQVFLTLGLAQKNRGSFEASRSALGQWWRERIGTGEAPPVFDNGSGLSRDERISAAALGKMLQVAWRSPLMPELVSSLPAMGVDGTLRKRALRSGGAAHLKTGSLRDAAGVAGYVHGASGRRYVVVAIANGENAGAARAAFDALVDWASQDN
- a CDS encoding glycine betaine ABC transporter substrate-binding protein, encoding MTRDLSSLNRRRFITGTTTLALASTPLAVLAQAKPIRIGWTAWSDAEVVTQLAKLILEQRLAQKVELVMTDVALQYAALQRGQIDLMLMAWLPGTHKAYWEKVKDDVEDLGVLYTDARLGWAVPDEIPVSVLRSIEDLKKPEVQEKLNGRIQGIDAGAGLMKLSEAAIKTYGLDYKLQAASDAAMVSTLDRAIQRKQWIVVTTWSPHWMFSQYKLRYLEDPKQTLGGTEEIHALARKGFGAAFPKAAAFVRNMKLPLADLEAVMFKARESSAAKEAAAYVSTHGEVVERWLANAV
- a CDS encoding DMT family transporter is translated as MPAMPRFSPRTLGIGAAVVTVLVWTAFIVIARASAARSLTPFDLALARIGGASLVLVPWGVWMVMKGRRQKDGTASSLFGLSPLSLRVTASAGIFGGVAYALLAYSGFFFAPAGHAAVLMPGSLPLWTTLLAALVLRDRITPGRAFGLVLIVAGDLVVGGRSLLHAFEGGEVWKGDLLFMAAAFCWACYSVVARRHGLDAVRATIAITVFALLAYVPVYSLLVAGGAVVSRIGSAPWGEVAFQMLFQGVGSVVVSGITFTKMIQYFGPVRSTMITALVPGLSAFGAVIWLGEPLHWSLSAGLLLVTAGILFGVQKTSAGGRAAARPAMPATATGRRDG